The nucleotide window AGATGTCAAAGCTTTCCGGATGACTGGCAATTTTGTGGGAGCGTGGGGCAACAGTATAAGCAAGTTGGGAATGCTGTTCCCGTCAATTTAGCATATGATATTGCACTCAAAATAAAAGAAGCATTGGAGGAATTATAATGTGGAATTTAACTTTTATAACAGAAGAAGATTTTACAAATCATGTGAAATCTACCATTGAAAAATATGGCGAAAAACTGGAATCTTTTGATCTAAGGCGTTTTAATAAGAATATTATTGACCCAATAAAACTTATTTTCGATAAGACGGTATATCAGTCATCGTGGGAAGAAATTGTAAGTAATGAAATATTTCGTCAAAGAGATAAATCAAATAATAATGATATCGGATATTTTCACCAGAGAATTTTTCAGTATATAGAAAATTGTCATGTTCCACCTAATGGAGAAGAGAGTGGTTGGGATGTCATATATGAAAATACTAATGGAATTGAAATCCCTGATGCAGGTAGTGTTCATACAGTGTATGTTGAAATGAAAAACAAACATAATACAATGAACTCAGCTTCAGCAGGTAAGACGTTTATCAAAATGCAAAATCAACTTTTGAACGACGATGACTGTGCTTGCTTTTTGGTTGAAGCAATTGCACAGCGTTCTCAAAATATCAAGTGGGAAACTACTGTAGATAAGAAAAAAGTAGGACATAAACTGATACGTAGAGTTAGTCTTGATCAATTTTATGCTCTTGTAACAGGACAAGAAGATGCTTTTTATCAGATGTGTATGGTGCTACCATCTGTTATTGAGAAGGCTGTAAAAGACTTTGAAGGAACGATTGTGCCGAATGATACAGTTATTGATGAACTAAGAGAAAGGGCAGTTCAACGGGATATTGATTCCGAAGATATGGCAATTGCAATGGCAGCATATATGCTTGGCTTTGGCAGTTATAGAGGTTTTAATCAATAATTTAGATGACAAAGAAATTATATGATAGGAAAAAGATTCGACAATTAATAATGGAGGTGAAGTAAATATGGGTATAGTGCATTTTTTGAACGTAAATGAAGGCGATTGTATTTGGATAGAACATCCATCTGAGCATAATACTATAATTGATATATCTAATGGGGAAGAAGTAACAAATATATTTGAAAGTGTATCTTTGTCTGGAAACCATAATCAAAAAAACTATCCTGTGAATCCAATCAAGTACTTTAAGGATAGAAATGTAAGCACAATTTTTAGATTTATTTTAACGCATCCTGATATGGATCATATGGATGGGATTAAAGAACTGTTTGATACATTTGAAATTTTAAATTTTTGGGATACCGAAAATACTAAAGTGATGGATGATAATTCTGATTGGGGGAGATATAATAAAGAAGATTGGAATTTTTATCAAAAAATTAGAACGTCATCTTCATCTCCTAAGGTCTTGCATCTGTATGCAGGACAAAAAGGAAAATATTATAATCAAACAGAAGATGGCAAGTCAGGAGCAGATGGATTGTATTTGCTTGCACCTACAACGGATTTGGTAGAAGAGGCAAATAAATCAGAAGACTATAATGATTGCTCATATGTCATTTTGTATAGAACAGGGAATAACAAAAAAATTATATTTGCTGGAGATTCAGCGGAGAAAACATGGGATTATATTTTAGATAATTATAAAGAAGACGTAAGAGATATAGATATTTTGATAGCTCCACATCATGGTCGAAAAACGGGTGGAAATGATAAATATTTAGATGTGTTAAAGCCAAAATTAACATTATTTGGAAATTCCAAGAGTGAATATTTAGATTATTCATCCTGGAATAACAGAGGGTTAGATCATATTACAAATAATCAAGCAAACTGCATTATTATTAATACTACTGGTAAAAACGGGATGGATGTATATGTGACATATGAAGTATTTGCTAAAAAATGTAATCCCTGCACTTTTTATGATGAATCATATGCAGGCTGGTATATCATGACTATATAGTCCAGAGGAGATAATATTGTGGAAGAGATATTAAAACAGATAGTTGAGAAAATTTCGTCATATAATATTTTTAATAATTTATATCCAGGGGTGTTATTTATCTACCTGTTAAAATTTATATTTGAAATAAAGATATTATCGGATAATTGGCTTGAAAATTTAATAGTATTCTATTTTGCTGGTATGGTATTGAGCAGGATAGGTTCAATCATAATTGAGCCTATAATGAAAAAATTTAAACTAATAAGATATGCACCTTATTCGGACTATGTAAAAGCGAGTAGTATTGAACCTTTAGTTGATACTTTGTCAGAAGTTAACAATACATATAGAACATTGTTATCGACTTTTATTTGTGCATTTGTATGTAAATTAGGCATTAGTATTAATGAGATATGCCTAAAAAACAAGATGACTTTTTTACAAGAAAATAAGGATTGGATGTTCTTAATCTTGTTGATTCTATTGTTTGCATTCTCTTATGTTAAACAAACAGATTATGTGCGAAAAAGAGTAGAGTTCGTGTTGAGAAAAGAAAAGAAAAAGGAAACACGATAATGTATAATTACTAAATAGAATTAATCTGTAATTATCTAATCCGAGAAACATAAATAAACAAGTTGTTGACATATAATTCTTATAAATATAATGGTTTAGATTTTTTGGAGCGGAAAATTTCAAGGTGTTGTAGTATCACTCTTGATACTGTTTTGATACTAAAGATATAGAAAACTATAAAAATTAGATCTAAAAATTCCTGTTTCTAGAAACTTAATAGATACTTATAATATATAAAAGAAACAAATATGTTATGGTAATTATTGAGTGGGAATAGAGCATATTTTCTTGTAAATGACCTAAAATCAAGGATTATAGCCTGATGAAGCGAGTGATTGGGACAAAGGTAAAGATTTCAAAAAGAATAAAGCAAATAATTGTTCAAAGTGACTTTATAAATGAATATAAGAACTTTGCCCATCTACGAAGCGATTGCTTTAGAGAGGTACCTGGAAACCTTGTTACTTTATAATAAAAAATTAGACCGTAGCTTTGTTGTTACGGTCTTTTTACATCTATCCAATATGAATATTTCTTTTAAATATGATGTTCTTTTTTTGGCAGAAGTTTTTGAATTTAATTGAATCAAAATTTTTACCAAATTTACTTATTAAGTGATTTTGTATATTGTTTTTATCTACTATTGCTAAATGTTTAGTCAATAATTCAAAATTTGCTTTGTCTGAAAAATACATAACCTCATAGTTGGAGCCATCAAAAGATTCTTAAATTATAATCTTCATACTCAATTATGGCAGAACCATTTGGATTAAGAGTAAGCGATAAGTTGCTATTGTTCAATGCAATCACCTCTTTTTCAAAAATCTTGATTTTTAGGAAAAGACAACTTTCAATCTTCAAATTTTTCATCTGTAATTTCCACGTTATATCATTTCATCCCATTCTACTAAAAAATCATCAAAATGAGGATTATGAGATAAAAGAGCAATAGGCTTTCCTTTTGACTAGCATTGGTCGGAATTTCATATCCTTTTCGTAGACAAAGATAATATGTATGATTTCAAAATAGAGTTTGGTTCGTGGTCGATTAAAGCAGAAATATCACATTTAAGTGCATTTGCTATTTTTCTTAATTTCATGTACATTATTATTTTCGAATACAATTATTCTTTTATTAATTCTTTTAAATTTCATATAAAAATTAAAATCTTGAAATTTTTTCCTATTCATTTTAAATTCATAATTCTGTTTTATAATTAATTCACAATAATAATGACAAGCAGGTAAAGCTTTAAAAAAATAAGACTTTAAAATAAAAAATGATGGAGGGATTTATTATGAAAAAAGGAACCTTAAAAATTACAATGCTTTTAATTGCTATACTGACGATATTCGGAATTACGTATGGAAATGTGAAAAATAAAAACAGCGGAGCAATTGTTGAAGATTATACTGTGGACACAGGAGCTGATTATATTGAATATGATGATGACTATTATGTAAATAGAGTGAATCCTGTAGATGAATCAAAAACTATCGGAATAAACAGAGCAAAGGAAATTGCATTAAGGAAAGTGCCGGGAGCAAACCGTACACATATAGGTGAATTTCATCTTGATTATGAATATGGAAGACCGGTATATGAAGGCTCCATTTATTATAACGGATGGGAATATGAGTTTGATATTGATGCTGTGACGGGAAAAATTTTAAAATGGGAAAAAGACAGAGATTAATAAGGAAATAGTGAAGTGTCAGAGTTAAAATTTAAAATGAAAAATAACGGAGGGAAAAATGAAAAATAAAGGAATTAAAATAATAATAACAGGAATAACTATGCTGACTATATTTGTCAATATAAATGCAGCAAGTGGAAAAATGGGAAGTAATTATAGGAAAAATACTATGAAAAGCCGAAAAAACGGATATATAGGAATTAATAGAGCAAGAAGTATCGCTCTTTCAAAAATACCGGGAGCAAACAGTTCTCATGTTGTAAATCTTCAC belongs to Leptotrichia sp. OH3620_COT-345 and includes:
- a CDS encoding PepSY domain-containing protein; protein product: MKKGTLKITMLLIAILTIFGITYGNVKNKNSGAIVEDYTVDTGADYIEYDDDYYVNRVNPVDESKTIGINRAKEIALRKVPGANRTHIGEFHLDYEYGRPVYEGSIYYNGWEYEFDIDAVTGKILKWEKDRD
- a CDS encoding ComEC/Rec2 family competence protein codes for the protein MGIVHFLNVNEGDCIWIEHPSEHNTIIDISNGEEVTNIFESVSLSGNHNQKNYPVNPIKYFKDRNVSTIFRFILTHPDMDHMDGIKELFDTFEILNFWDTENTKVMDDNSDWGRYNKEDWNFYQKIRTSSSSPKVLHLYAGQKGKYYNQTEDGKSGADGLYLLAPTTDLVEEANKSEDYNDCSYVILYRTGNNKKIIFAGDSAEKTWDYILDNYKEDVRDIDILIAPHHGRKTGGNDKYLDVLKPKLTLFGNSKSEYLDYSSWNNRGLDHITNNQANCIIINTTGKNGMDVYVTYEVFAKKCNPCTFYDESYAGWYIMTI
- a CDS encoding PepSY domain-containing protein; translated protein: MKNKGIKIIITGITMLTIFVNINAASGKMGSNYRKNTMKSRKNGYIGINRARSIALSKIPGANSSHVVNLHFDYEDGRPVYEGKIYFRGLEYEFDIDAISGRIVSWDVDRD
- a CDS encoding Eco47II family restriction endonuclease gives rise to the protein MWNLTFITEEDFTNHVKSTIEKYGEKLESFDLRRFNKNIIDPIKLIFDKTVYQSSWEEIVSNEIFRQRDKSNNNDIGYFHQRIFQYIENCHVPPNGEESGWDVIYENTNGIEIPDAGSVHTVYVEMKNKHNTMNSASAGKTFIKMQNQLLNDDDCACFLVEAIAQRSQNIKWETTVDKKKVGHKLIRRVSLDQFYALVTGQEDAFYQMCMVLPSVIEKAVKDFEGTIVPNDTVIDELRERAVQRDIDSEDMAIAMAAYMLGFGSYRGFNQ